From Megalobrama amblycephala isolate DHTTF-2021 linkage group LG8, ASM1881202v1, whole genome shotgun sequence, the proteins below share one genomic window:
- the LOC125273632 gene encoding complement C1q-like protein 4 — protein sequence MESGSGFIGPFTTEITLTYRKVFTNIGNAYNPITGIFTAPLKGAYMFRVSVYGYAPYEATAVIVKNGEQVVIAHEYQDQHQLNSSNGVVLILEVGDVVYVRLWSNRRIYDSQNNHNTFSGYLLFPLK from the exons ATGGAATCTGGCAGTGGATTTATTGGTCCTTTTACCACTGAAATCACACTAACCTACAGGAAAGTCTTCACAAACATAGGGAACGCCTACAACCCAATTACAG gtattttcacagccccactgaaaggagcgtaCATGTTCAGAGTCTCTGTATATGGATATGCCCCATATGAAGCAACTGCAGTCATTGTTAAGAATGGAGAGCAGGTGGTTATAGCTCATGAATATCAGGATCAGCATCAGTTAAACTCCTCAAATGGAGttgtgttgatcctggaggttgGAGATGTTGTCTATGTGAGACTTTGGTCTAACAGGAGGATATATGATAGCCAGAATAACCACAACACTTTTAGTGGTTATCTACTGTTTCCCTTAAAATAA